The window CATTGTTACTACTTTCCttcaattaaatatattttttaaaactttctCTAAACTTTGAATCtcattgtttttatttattaggTAATTGGGAGTTTTTATTTTGCATTTCTTTTACACAAGCATCTCACATATACATTCAAATAATCATTACACCTAATAATTTAATGTGTAACAATCTCCAATCCGAACAAATGCATCCAAATGACATCTATTCCGTTCTATCTCTTAACATCAATTGCACTCGAAAAGTCACAACCACTTGACGAAGGTAAATGCTCGAAAAATTACAACCACTCGACAAAGAATAATGTGGAAATTCATAAAAACTGTAGAGACAAAAGGAGCATGTAAAGACTTTTCCCGCATAACccctttaaatatatatatatatatatatataatataatcttTAAACCTTTAAAATGTTTGATTGGATCCTTCAACTCTCAAATTAGTTCTGTTATGATTTCTAATCTTtcaaaaattttcttttagtaaAAAAAACATTCACAAAAGAACAATTTTGATCCTAGCAAtgttactttttctttttacattaAACTTGTTTTTGTCCAATGTtccattttaaatttttttcaactAGAAATCTTGTTCATATTAACACACTAGTACATGCTTAGAACTAAAGTTGTGTTTGGGAGTAATTTTGAGATTGTCAAAATCACTTTTTCTCTTGTCAAAATCATTTTACCTAAAAATGACGGTGTTTGACATGAACTAAaaattgattttagaaaaatatagaatcatttgaaattaattttggaGAAATTAGGTGATAGTGATTTTTGTTAAGTGTTTGACTCAGAATTAGACCCAAAATACTTAATCTAATTTAGGTTTTGTGTAAAATTAATATTGTTGGTTAGCTATTTGTAAAATCGGTTTTTTAATTCTAAATATTGGAACAAAAATGAGAGATATTACCCATCACTAAATTGTTAATAAAACaaatgattatatatatttaaattttgtgtCAATATCTACTGTAAACATTCACCATACTCAAAATATCACATACgaatttaacaataaaataaatagtatatatgtgtatataaaggcatatatatttcatttaggATTGTATACTTTTGAAAAGTTTGTTTCCAAACCCACAAACACGTTTAAATTCTTAACAATATTTAGGTATGAAAGAGCTATATTTTGGAATTTAATCTAaacttttggatttttttttataaatatacttATTATTACCCATTTACATGGATAAATGATCCATTCCACCTTTATgcaagaataataaaaaattaccaCCGAACTAAACTCATTTTAACAGTTTAAAAAGAAGATATTACAAGTTATTGTACACAATTTATTTTCGAAGCTATTACtcaaaaatattcttttaagTGTATGAAAAAAAGTAAGataaatttttaatgaaatgaTACCCATAATACAAAGGGAAATTGATAAAATATCTAATACCAACCTAGACAGGAGAAGCTTTAACTTTATATCCATGctcatatatatatgtgtgtgtgtgtgtgtgtgtgtatgtatgtagTTAGATTCTCAAAATTGATGAAACatcaatttttatttgttacTGTACATGATATCTATGTGATAACAATACATTTGTATatgcagaagaagaagaatgtgAGAGCTTGTAAAACAAAAAGAATCTGAACACCAATTAATTTGATGCCAAAGTCCGAGAGAGCAAAAAATGCGTAAAATATGATCTTGAATAGGCGACTCAAGTTCAGTTATCTCTCATGGGGTTTCTTCACCCAGGTCTCTTCCTATTTCTTTTGTACAACTTATCATGGATCTCtcaaatttcttattcaataaACTAGACTCCAACTACACATGCTAAGGTGGAGATCATGTCTGAGGCCTAATCTCTACtctaaatttattgtttttctttgtacataaacatTCTTAATACACATACTAACTTACTTCATGTAACCTTGTTTACTAAATTTCTTAAAACACCAAACTGGGATTAATCTATTTCAATAACATGAaccaaaattattattttaaaaaaattgaaaatacaaaaattaaaaccAGCATTTCAAAAGGAAAATGACCGATTTATCAATCTGGATATATGTATGGACTTTAAAGTTGTTAAGCAAAAATCTCTAAAATGTATAATGTCGGCGAGATGTTATATctaatatagcaaaaaaaaaaaaaaatgttatttaaaaCGCTTtcttgaaatgaaaaaaaaaataaaaataaaagtttcaTTGAAAGTAATTTTCCtataaattttagattaaataCTAATTTTGGTCTCTATACTCTATACTCTAGGGTTTTCAATtgtatttcttatatttttcaattttagtcaactttcaataaatcttaaattagCTCCTCCTACTGGTTTATTGTATATTTTTCATtgctttttactttttttttaccaGCATTTTCACtagaaaattttaataatatactCAAATACTGTATTCTTTGcatgaaaattaatataattatttaatcaatttcaatgaaaattgactaaaatggtattttaatctaaattttACTATTCCATTTGGCAAATCCTTTCAACCTATTTCATGATGAAGTTTGAAAGTTTATGGTTCAAACAAAGTTTGTTTAGATAATCAAaactttattttgaatttttaaagaACACTAAAAATTGTATTACATGCATTCGTATAAAAACACTTAGTCACACTCAACTCTACTTCCTTTATGTTCTCTATTTCCAATGTCCCGACGTTTGGAAATATTTGGCCCTAACTTCAAGTGGATGAAACTAGCTCCAATTATAATAATTCGTATTCCTATTATGATCTATAATTAATTATAGTATTACTAGTTTTTGCTACCTTGTATactattataattattaactatAATAACCAATTAAACACTTTCAAACATCCTTTTACGATCTagaattttcttttctaaaatgtATTGTGGAAAATTTGTTagtaaaatatttgaaaataacaacATTAAAAGATTTGTTATTCTCAAATATTTTGGGTTGTTGGggataaagataaatattatactTTTGGTGGAATGCTTGAtcgaaaagaataaaaaagaaatttttaagaatataaaactgAATCCCAAAACGATTTACTAAGAAAGAACCTTAGTTTCGACTCAAATACTTTAATTTAAAGTACAAAAGCTAAAACCTTTCTTTTTAAATACTATATAGTTTTCATCTTGTAAGTATGTAACCTACTTCTAATATCTGATGATTTGGAATTAAGCTTCCATTGCAATCTCATTCAAGAAGCAGGGTGTTCTTTAATGATTAAAATAGGCCTTTTTACTTTTCACTTTTCAGCTGATTCAAGGAACAAATCAAAAGAACAATTTTCCTTTTCAGTTGATGGTCTTCgaatcttttcttttaacacTTGATTTGGTTTGATCCTTGTTACATTTCCATATTGTATCGAACAAAATCATTGAACTACTCAATACATATGACAGAAACAGTTGTAGGAACACTAGACATTCTGTTTGGTTTGTGTATTTCACAAGAGCTTCCAAACTTGAGTTTTATAGCTCTAATAATAGAAATTAGAAAGGAAAGCATTGAAACTTTGCAGTAATTCTACAGAAATTCAAACCATTTCAACTTTCAGGATTTGTTATTCATTATCAACTTCAAATAACTTGATCTTATCCACCACAAAAGATATGCAATTATTCTCCAtaaagaaagaattgaatatgaatTATGGATTATGGAAAAtggaatatgaatatgaatatcCTTCAAAGATACCAAATGATCTTTTGAATTCCATTCTTAActtaacaaataaaatcatAGTCCAGACAAAAGACCGTACATAGCTCAACACTTTATTAACATCTATAGCTATAATTCTATTCAATGCCACACCATCAGGAGAATACCCTTCTAATTTTCTTAACACTTCAGAAAATATGCACATTGGAGATTCACATTTTCACAAAGAAACCTGATGTTAATAATGGTTGATGATTCATACCTTAACAGAGAAAATTTCCACCAAAGCCGACCAGGTTCCAGAAACTCCAAGAACAAGCCCCAACACCAGAATGCCAATGTCCAAACACCATCCTTTGATATCCAATTCCTGCTTGAAAACCAAGAAATGGAAGAGAGCAGGCAAGACAAATGCCAATGCACAGCACACAGCACTTCCAACTAAAGACAGGAAGTCAGCAAAATTTGGGACCAACAGTGCCACCAAACTGACCAAGAAAACCAGTAGCCATCTCAGCCAGAGACAGTATCTTCCTCCCCAGAACCGTCTCTCAACAATCTCATAAACTGGATTCATCATCAATGGAAGGGTGAAGAACAAGTTTATACAGAGACCCAGTTTAACAACGGTGCTGATAAATCCAGGGCCCAAGTTACTAGTGATCATGTCTTTAGTATCTTTGCCAAAAGCAAAATAGCCAAGAGTTCCAAATGCTCCATATAAAACAGTAATGAAAGCCATGGACAAACCCAAAACTCTCCCAAATTTCTCTTTGTCCTTTGTCTCAGATTCTAGAGGTAACACCATCCCAATACCTTCAAAGGCATAGACAGCCACACCCATTCCATAAAAGAACACAGAAAATCCCCCAAAAGCCTCCACAGATGGGCTCTGCTCGAAGATAATCAAAACATCTTTAACCATCACTACCACCATAGCTCCAAGGTCAACAATATCAGCAAAAATACTCAAAGGAGCTAAATGGGTGAGAGTCTGAATGGAGTTTAAACCCAATTGAAAAGGGAAACAACCCCAAACATAAGCAACCTTAGGAGCCAATCCCAAAATCTTAGGATTCAAATCCATAACAGTGGGAGAATTAAAAACATCAGCCATAGTATTACCGATGAAAATCAAATAGCCAACACAAAACCCAGTTTGAgacaaaataataagaagatCAACAATAAATCTCCCAGGGGAACCGCAAATAGTATAACCCAAATCCccaaaagaattgatcttaGAGAATCCGATTACCGATTCGATCTTGCGACGAGTGTAGACAAGGAGCATCATACAGTAATAGGTCAAGAAGGAAACAGAGAAGAGCATGAGAAGGCTCATAACCCAGCCAGTGCGCTTGAAAGCGTAAGGAAGGCCAAGAACGCCAGCCCCAACAATGGCAATGAAAACATTGGCAAAGGTCTTGGGTTGAGAGGAAAGAGGGAGGGGAGCGCCGAGAAGGGGCGTGTCTTCTCTGGCCACCGTAGATCGAAGGCGATTGGATGAAGAACTGGCTTCTCGATCGAAACCCATTTAGAAGGGCGTCGAGGAGAATGATCCGTTCAATGGGGAGAATGAGAAGCAATTGAAGTGGGATGGAAATGGAAATTGGAAAGGGGATTGAAGGTAGATTAAGAAGGAGAGGGATTTGGTGGTGTCAATCTTATGCAGTGCGATGAAAATagggaagaagatgaagaacgatgggaagaaaatgaattggGAATTTGGGAAACGGAAAGCTCTACGAAACTTTATAGACAAAATTGGGATTTTCTTAGATATTACAATGTCATCATATCCTCAATATTTTGCTACTCTCTTTTAGAAATGAATAttaaactatttcttttgtgtatcattattattttagattaaAATATTGTCCACACTTgtttgaaagaagaaaacaaatgtgtgttttttttttttttttccaaaaagtTGCTTTTAAATTATATTAGTCGATAAAAAATGGTTTATAATAAGAAAAAGAGTTATGTGTGTTGAGGAAGCGCTTGGTAGatattgtgtgtgtgtgtatatatatatatagtaaaggTGTTCTAACAATGGCAAAATTCTATAAATGATGGGTATGAATTAATAACTTAAAATAATGTAATGGTTCCGCTACACTCTAGAGTTGGAAATTTGGGATGCTCGTCTCCCCTTTCATATCTACTGCTGCTTTTCCCAATATGACTTCTACTTTCTTCAAAAATGTTCAAAACAAAACGCATTTTTATTAAcactcttttatttatttatttatttatttatttatttatttatttatttatttatttatttcatatcCGTCTCTACCTTCTTCCTCCattaatcttaaatttagttttacaatttttttttttatatataaattaattaaataactgCAATCGTTTTCATGTCATAAAAGAAAGTACAATTTTACAATTTATAAAATAGAACACCGGTAGAATTTACATCTATAAACTTCTTGTCGAGACCCATTTTATGATTTGTTAAAAGTACTTATACCAAATGAAATAAAACATAGTGAAgtttaaactttttatttttatttatttattcttttcgTTTTTTACTTGGTAAACAAAATATGTGAgatatttgttttgtttctaattCAACAAAATACTAATTGTGGATTCAAATGTCAGAAGTAGATCTTTTGGATTTGTCTCTACACCATCATGTGTGTGAATATCTAGTGCACTTTTggaaattttatattatataatgcATCTTCATTTAAAAGGAATGATTATGTGCAAAAGTTGACTACATAAATGTTTGAATCGAAGTCTCGTGACTCACGTTTATGTTTTGTTAATTATATTTGACCAATTAAACTATAAATGAAATTATGCTTCTAATTTTGGTGCATGTAGatgttttttaaaagaaaaattatcaaATTTAGTAAATTAGATATActatttacaacatataacaaaattttagataaaTATTTTCCATCAAATTGATAGAGAGTGATACAAGTTtatcaatttctaccattaatAGGCAGAGGATTAAGAAGAAAAgtagactttttttttcttttttttttctttttttcctttggtGAAGGTTAGGTGATCAACCATTTTAGTTTCAAATTCTTAAATTTGCTTCCCATTCCATTTATccctaaattttaaatatttatgatTGATTCTATTTTAGGATGGAAATATTATTGTGGAGTCTGATTTAATATAGTTGCATTAGATAACAACTTGTGAATCTTCTTTTTACTAATTGATTTGGTTGTTTGTCTCATAAGATTATTTTGAACTGGACAGTTTTTactttaaatattaatttcttCAAATGGATCTTTAAATTCACAATATTAAAATTCTTTTAAACCCATTGCAATAAATTCATTTAAACGCATtgcaaatcatttttattttatttatctttttgtcGTCAATGTGAAATCATCATAAACAACAGTTTATGCTTATATTTCTTCAAATCCTAACAACAAAGGTTTTTGAATTAtcctttttattttgtattttaggTTCCATTCCATTTAATGCATGTAccaaaaataaatatcaaatttgGTTATATCTATTAGTTTGtggttgatttttttatttaaaaaaataaaagggcACATGTTTTAGcattatatttatgaattttgaaaatatatttacttatgtttttcttttttcttttcatgacAATTTAGTTAATATATTGGAACTAAATTTGAGGTTAGTATAGGAATAGCATTAACAAATCATTGTGTGTAGtctaaatttaaacaatctaAAAATATGGGGACTAACATGAATTACAACTTAAATTAAAATAGTCAAAATGATAATTTAATAACAAAAGGCTGGTTAGTTGTATATTAGAAAAATCTTTGAACTCTACAAatcgttaaaaaaaatattctatcATAAAAGTTGCAATATTATGTATGTACtttcttaaaatatttgaaaactattatggagtataatttttttttttaatattttgaacaAAAGTTGAGACATAAATGAGTGTAAAATTGGTTTGGAAGTAAATGAATGACTATGAGTTTTCCAATTTTAAGTTATGTTGGTGGGTTAATTTAGAGTAGTGCATTCTTGTAATTAGGAGAACAGTTTTGTAATGACTTGGTGGAACTAATGAAGGAGAACTCCAAGGTTAGTGGTAGAATTTTTTAAGATtagtgtatttgtaaatatttttctataaatatttgtaaatgTGTTCCGCTAGCTTCAAATGAATATCAAACTCAATTCAACCACCCGATCCCTTCCTACAATATTTCTTTCTTgtttctatcttttttatattggttttattgttttttttgttacatAAATTTTTAATCTCTATACCATCTAAGATCACTGCCACCCCATTCAAAGTACGAATTTTTCTCCAAAATTCAAGAGAAATTCTATTCCAATATATGgtgtttttaaaaaaagaatgttgatgtCAAATTTTGACCAAGAAAAATCGAATCTAATCCTCACATGATACCGGTAGTTGAATTTGTaattaaagaaagagaaattctgcaaaaaaaaaaaaaaaaaaaaaggttcaagTACCTAAATCAAAATTATAGAATAGAGAAGTCGAATGTCTAAGTTATCTCATATAGAGTCATAATCAAGTTTATTTACAAGGGATTTGATATAGGGTTATTTATCTTTGTCCAACTAGGATTATATGGGTTTCCTAATCCTAAATAGGTTATCTCTCAAGTTAATGGGCTAGAGTGTGTGCCAAAGGGAAAAGATCAACCTCAGTCTCAACCAAAGGTCTTCCTCGATTTATACATGCATGGGGATTCAAGTGTGACTTTTGGGTGGGACATGCGTAGAAAAATGCCCCATTAGGCATTTTGCAAGGTTCACCCTTGGCCTCAACCACTCGCTTGGACTTGACCCAAGCTACCTCTGGCAAGGG is drawn from Cucumis melo cultivar AY chromosome 11, USDA_Cmelo_AY_1.0, whole genome shotgun sequence and contains these coding sequences:
- the LOC103490455 gene encoding amino acid transporter AVT3B-like; amino-acid sequence: MGFDREASSSSNRLRSTVAREDTPLLGAPLPLSSQPKTFANVFIAIVGAGVLGLPYAFKRTGWVMSLLMLFSVSFLTYYCMMLLVYTRRKIESVIGFSKINSFGDLGYTICGSPGRFIVDLLIILSQTGFCVGYLIFIGNTMADVFNSPTVMDLNPKILGLAPKVAYVWGCFPFQLGLNSIQTLTHLAPLSIFADIVDLGAMVVVMVKDVLIIFEQSPSVEAFGGFSVFFYGMGVAVYAFEGIGMVLPLESETKDKEKFGRVLGLSMAFITVLYGAFGTLGYFAFGKDTKDMITSNLGPGFISTVVKLGLCINLFFTLPLMMNPVYEIVERRFWGGRYCLWLRWLLVFLVSLVALLVPNFADFLSLVGSAVCCALAFVLPALFHFLVFKQELDIKGWCLDIGILVLGLVLGVSGTWSALVEIFSVKV